The Macaca fascicularis isolate 582-1 chromosome 12, T2T-MFA8v1.1 genome has a segment encoding these proteins:
- the HS6ST1 gene encoding heparan-sulfate 6-O-sulfotransferase 1 isoform X2: MVLFSQSQPGSRKFYYITLLRDPVSRYLSEWRHVQRGATWKTSLHMCDGRTPTPEELPPCYEGTDWSGCTLQEFMDCPYNLANNRQVRMLADLSLVGCYNLSFIPEGKRAQLLLESAKKNLRGMAFFGLTEFQRKTQYLFERTFNLKFIRPFMQYNSTRAGGVEVDEDTIRRIEELNDLDMQLYDYAKDLFQQRYQYKRQLERREQRLRSREERLLHRAKEALPREDADEPGRVPTEDYMSHIIEKW, from the exons ATGGTTCTCTTCAGTCAGTCACAGCCTGGGTCCAG GAAGTTCTACTACATCACCCTGCTACGAGACCCCGTGTCCCGCTACCTGAGTGAGTGGCGGCACGTGCAGAGGGGTGCCACGTGGAAGACGTCGTTGCACATGTGTGACGGGCGCACGCCCACGCCCGAGGAGCTGCCGCCCTGCTACGAGGGCACGGACTGGTCGGGCTGCACGCTGCAGGAGTTCATGGACTGCCCGTACAACCTGGCCAACAACCGCCAGGTGCGCATGCTGGCCGACCTGAGCCTGGTGGGCTGCTACAACCTGTCCTTCATCCCCGAGGGCAAGCGGGCCCAGCTGCTGCTTGAGAGCGCCAAGAAGAATCTGCGGGGCATGGCCTTCTTCGGCCTGACCGAGTTCCAGCGCAAGACGCAGTACCTGTTCGAGCGGACGTTCAACCTCAAGTTCATCCGGCCCTTCATGCAGTACAACAGCACGCGGGCGGGCGGCGTGGAGGTGGACGAGGACACCATCCGGCGCATCGAGGAGCTCAACGACCTGGACATGCAGCTGTATGACTACGCCAAGGACCTCTTCCAGCAGCGCTACCAGTACAAGCGGCAGCTGGAGCGCAGGGAGCAGCGCCTGAGGAGCCGCGAGGAGCGCCTGCTGCACCGGGCCAAGGAGGCGCTGCCGCGGGAGGACGCTGACGAGCCGGGCCGCGTGCCCACCGAGGACTACATGAGCCACATCATTGAGAAGTGGTAG